Proteins encoded within one genomic window of Bacillus thuringiensis:
- a CDS encoding dynamin family protein encodes MTNIVQTNGMKKLVCFYEEWQKHGDAENSLKLFEVIQKYKQEQLMIAFCGHFSAGKSTMMNHLYKAQLLPTSPIPTSANVVKIEKGMDRVVVTVKSGEQYEYDGAYSAEELKQICKDGDEVIGVHIYRNDAPIPEGVMLVDTPGIDSTDDAHQLATESTLHLADVIFYMMDYNHVQSEVNLQFVKELKQRNKTVYLVVNQIDKHKENELSFEDYKDSVKQSFSNWDIEVDGVYYTSLRMMNHTHNEIGSLETLITSIMKEKEQYVRDGMERETEYLMGEHFSFILSENEKALLKYEEELASPLSILEIVEKKEKLTETQRREAGKESHVRNEFIKGLQAILDNAYLMPFEMRELANAYLETKLTKFKVGLLFAKGKTEQEKQRRLDAFYSALQKTVETQLDFHVKEFIVTFLKEEGLFTEEIGKDIYALEIAFGPEMLAEVIKQGAGFTGDYLLLYTADVANELKKRYFTKAQQIFDKSAVVLKQKVKEAVARMEEEIEKYTMLQTAKETKLQYSNNLETYESYLQNVWHERIATPEGLQIEEILQSKTQIVSEKFTLQEQESVNSNVMAREEEIKGTAALNIQRILEKVKKAETILEPLPALKHVQQEVIEKRRRVETKQFTVALFGAFSAGKSSFANALLGEKVLPVSPNPTTATINQILPVTEEKPHGTVIVQFKSKQALLEDMKAVYKLFHYEITTLDEALAQIDKVMKYPSPTGKQKTTFSFLRAVQKGYDTVSAHLGEQVQVTLEEFSDYVANEEKSCFVEYMELYYDCALTRQGVALVDTPGADSINARHTDVAFQYIKNADAILFVTYYNHVFSRADREFLIQLGRVKDTFALDKMFFLINAADLAESEEELEMVKGYIADQLLQYGIRNPRLFAISSLCALEEKQGKNIEKEKYGILQNSGIAKFEESFTSFMMRDLMLVSVHALYGALQGADQLLVNMINGAKQGNEEKEKQAKKYEAERDQLLHIISSYSVLAEEQAMQNEVKELLYYVQQRLFLRYNDVFTEFINPASLRTDGNVKVQLQQCVMELVAFIQHDLLQEMRATSLRIEKWIDEAMKRAKNEIVVNCKVENESISMSGTVDYEYKDITHKEPFPSVEIKDFKKALAHFKNEKSFFEKNDKAFMQEEAKVVLEPFVSNYVADEKDLFVHHYKQEWDMKWNLFQKVMQQDVMNYYESILFALAETIDVSLYEQSKEQLHNQLVEIEKEIYVI; translated from the coding sequence ATGACAAACATAGTACAGACAAACGGTATGAAAAAACTTGTTTGTTTTTATGAAGAGTGGCAAAAACACGGCGATGCAGAGAATAGTTTAAAGTTGTTTGAGGTGATTCAAAAATATAAGCAAGAGCAGCTTATGATTGCGTTCTGCGGTCACTTCTCTGCAGGGAAATCAACGATGATGAATCATCTATATAAAGCGCAGTTGTTACCAACAAGTCCAATTCCGACAAGCGCTAACGTTGTCAAAATTGAAAAAGGGATGGATCGTGTTGTTGTAACGGTTAAATCTGGAGAACAGTACGAGTATGACGGTGCATATTCAGCTGAAGAATTAAAACAAATTTGTAAAGACGGTGATGAGGTAATTGGTGTTCATATTTATCGGAATGATGCGCCAATTCCTGAAGGTGTTATGTTAGTTGATACACCAGGGATTGATTCAACAGATGATGCCCACCAACTAGCGACAGAATCAACGCTGCATTTAGCAGACGTAATTTTTTATATGATGGATTATAATCACGTCCAATCGGAAGTGAATTTACAATTTGTTAAAGAATTGAAACAACGTAATAAAACGGTTTATCTCGTTGTAAATCAAATAGATAAACATAAAGAAAATGAATTATCGTTTGAGGATTATAAAGATAGTGTAAAACAATCGTTCTCTAACTGGGATATTGAAGTAGATGGAGTGTATTATACTTCATTACGAATGATGAACCATACACATAATGAAATTGGAAGTTTAGAAACATTAATTACTTCTATTATGAAAGAAAAAGAGCAGTATGTAAGAGATGGAATGGAGCGAGAAACAGAATATTTGATGGGGGAACATTTCTCGTTTATTCTTTCTGAAAATGAAAAAGCTCTTTTGAAATATGAGGAAGAGTTAGCATCACCGCTTTCCATTTTAGAGATAGTGGAAAAGAAAGAAAAACTAACGGAAACTCAACGTCGCGAGGCTGGTAAAGAATCTCATGTGAGGAACGAATTTATAAAAGGCTTACAAGCTATATTAGATAACGCGTATTTAATGCCATTTGAAATGAGAGAATTAGCAAATGCGTACTTAGAAACGAAATTAACTAAGTTTAAGGTCGGTTTGCTATTTGCGAAAGGAAAGACGGAGCAAGAAAAACAGAGACGTTTAGATGCTTTTTATTCTGCCTTACAAAAGACTGTTGAAACGCAACTTGATTTCCATGTGAAAGAATTTATTGTTACCTTCTTAAAAGAAGAAGGATTGTTTACAGAGGAAATTGGGAAAGACATATATGCTTTAGAAATTGCTTTTGGACCAGAAATGTTGGCTGAAGTCATTAAACAAGGTGCAGGTTTCACAGGTGATTACTTACTTCTTTATACAGCGGATGTAGCGAATGAACTGAAGAAACGTTATTTTACAAAAGCACAGCAAATTTTTGATAAAAGTGCAGTTGTTTTAAAGCAAAAGGTGAAGGAAGCAGTTGCTCGTATGGAAGAAGAGATAGAAAAATATACGATGTTGCAAACGGCAAAAGAAACGAAATTGCAATACAGTAACAATTTGGAGACATATGAAAGTTATTTGCAAAATGTTTGGCACGAGCGTATTGCTACACCAGAAGGATTGCAAATAGAGGAGATATTGCAAAGCAAAACACAAATTGTTAGTGAGAAATTCACACTACAAGAACAGGAAAGCGTAAACAGTAACGTAATGGCTCGTGAGGAAGAGATAAAAGGAACGGCAGCTTTAAATATTCAGCGTATATTAGAGAAAGTGAAGAAAGCTGAAACGATATTAGAGCCATTGCCAGCGCTGAAACACGTACAGCAAGAGGTAATAGAAAAAAGGCGTCGTGTGGAAACGAAACAATTTACAGTAGCGTTATTCGGAGCTTTTAGTGCTGGGAAATCATCATTTGCCAATGCATTGCTTGGTGAGAAGGTACTTCCTGTGTCACCAAATCCGACGACGGCAACGATCAATCAAATTTTGCCAGTTACAGAGGAAAAACCACACGGAACAGTAATCGTCCAATTTAAATCAAAGCAAGCTCTATTAGAAGATATGAAAGCTGTTTATAAGCTGTTTCATTATGAGATTACTACGTTAGATGAAGCGTTAGCACAAATTGATAAAGTTATGAAATATCCTTCACCAACTGGGAAGCAAAAAACAACATTTAGCTTTTTACGAGCGGTACAAAAAGGGTATGATACGGTTTCTGCTCATTTAGGGGAGCAAGTACAAGTTACATTAGAAGAGTTTTCTGATTATGTAGCGAATGAAGAAAAATCATGTTTTGTTGAGTACATGGAGCTGTATTATGATTGTGCTTTAACAAGGCAAGGAGTAGCGCTTGTAGACACACCTGGAGCGGATTCTATTAACGCCCGCCATACAGACGTTGCATTCCAGTATATTAAAAACGCAGATGCTATTTTATTTGTAACGTATTATAATCATGTGTTCTCTCGTGCTGACCGTGAATTCTTAATCCAGCTTGGTCGTGTAAAGGATACGTTTGCTCTTGATAAAATGTTCTTCTTAATTAATGCGGCCGATTTAGCAGAGTCAGAAGAAGAACTTGAAATGGTAAAAGGGTATATCGCAGACCAGCTACTGCAATACGGTATTAGAAATCCACGTTTATTCGCAATTTCAAGTTTATGTGCGCTTGAAGAGAAACAAGGAAAGAATATTGAAAAAGAAAAGTACGGTATATTACAAAACTCTGGGATTGCGAAGTTCGAGGAATCATTTACATCCTTTATGATGAGAGATTTAATGCTCGTATCTGTTCATGCTTTATATGGTGCATTGCAAGGAGCGGATCAGCTTTTAGTAAATATGATAAATGGTGCAAAGCAGGGGAATGAAGAGAAAGAGAAGCAAGCGAAAAAATATGAAGCAGAGCGTGATCAACTACTTCATATTATTTCATCATATAGTGTGCTTGCTGAAGAGCAGGCGATGCAAAATGAAGTGAAAGAATTGCTTTATTACGTGCAACAGCGTCTATTCCTACGCTATAACGATGTGTTTACTGAATTTATTAATCCAGCATCGCTGCGAACGGACGGAAATGTGAAAGTGCAGTTGCAACAGTGCGTTATGGAATTAGTAGCATTTATTCAGCATGATTTATTACAAGAAATGCGTGCGACATCATTACGCATTGAAAAATGGATAGATGAAGCGATGAAACGTGCAAAGAATGAAATTGTGGTGAACTGTAAAGTAGAAAATGAATCAATTTCTATGAGTGGAACAGTGGATTATGAATATAAAGATATTACACATAAAGAACCGTTCCCTTCAGTTGAAATAAAAGATTTCAAAAAAGCATTGGCACATTTTAAAAATGAAAAAAGCTTTTTTGAAAAAAATGATAAAGCTTTCATGCAAGAAGAGGCTAAAGTTGTATTAGAGCCTTTCGTATCAAACTATGTAGCTGATGAAAAAGATTTATTTGTTCATCATTATAAGCAAGAATGGGATATGAAATGGAACTTATTCCAAAAAGTGATGCAGCAAGATGTGATGAATTATTATGAAAGTATATTATTTGCATTGGCTGAAACGATTGATGTATCACTATATGAACAAAGTAAAGAACAATTGCACAATCAGTTAGTAGAGATTGAAAAAGAAATTTATGTTATATAG
- a CDS encoding DUF3931 domain-containing protein: MDNNEKKCNVISIDGKKKKSDTYSYPKLVVENKTYEFSSFVLCGETPDGRRLVLTHMISTDEFAGFVKSLDTVLQKKIERIFFS; encoded by the coding sequence ATGGACAACAATGAGAAAAAATGCAACGTCATCTCTATTGATGGAAAGAAGAAGAAAAGCGACACGTATTCCTATCCAAAATTAGTAGTTGAAAATAAAACATACGAATTTTCTTCATTCGTCTTATGCGGTGAAACACCAGATGGCAGACGACTCGTTCTTACTCATATGATTTCTACCGATGAATTTGCTGGATTTGTCAAATCTTTAGATACTGTACTGCAAAAGAAAATTGAACGAATCTTTTTCTCATAA
- a CDS encoding GNAT family N-acetyltransferase, translated as MSFVIERILKEAIPKSLLLLADPSERQIAIYVQRGLTYVAKQRGSIIGVYVLLETRPKTMEIMNIAVAEHLQGKGIGKKLLRHAVETAKGYGMSKLEIGTGNSSVSQLALYQKCGFRIFSIDFDYFSKHYEEEIIENGIVCRDMIRLAMELN; from the coding sequence ATGTCTTTTGTAATAGAACGTATTTTAAAAGAGGCTATACCGAAGTCTTTATTGCTACTTGCTGATCCAAGTGAACGGCAAATAGCTATATATGTACAAAGAGGGTTAACATACGTAGCAAAGCAAAGGGGCAGCATCATCGGTGTGTATGTTCTTTTGGAAACAAGGCCGAAGACGATGGAAATCATGAATATTGCGGTTGCAGAGCATTTGCAAGGAAAAGGGATTGGGAAGAAGCTATTAAGGCATGCCGTAGAAACTGCTAAAGGATATGGTATGTCAAAACTTGAAATTGGTACAGGCAATTCTAGTGTTTCTCAACTTGCTTTATATCAAAAATGTGGATTTCGTATTTTTTCTATTGATTTTGATTACTTTTCGAAGCATTATGAAGAAGAGATTATTGAAAATGGCATTGTATGCCGTGATATGATTCGGCTTGCAATGGAATTGAATTAG
- a CDS encoding YpbS family protein, whose product MEVHKAITAHSRKQNESVKACLQLDAQREAAIEAAVSLASNGKEFSVDVINVVTKQINDLAKNGVTLQRKYVTEEMVMEYVSRLQEKEGR is encoded by the coding sequence ATGGAAGTACATAAAGCAATTACAGCACATTCTCGTAAACAAAATGAAAGTGTAAAAGCATGTTTACAATTAGATGCGCAGCGTGAAGCAGCTATTGAAGCAGCCGTATCTCTTGCGTCAAATGGGAAAGAATTTTCGGTTGATGTCATTAATGTTGTAACAAAGCAAATTAATGATCTTGCAAAAAATGGTGTTACCTTGCAGCGTAAATATGTTACAGAAGAAATGGTTATGGAGTATGTAAGTCGTTTGCAAGAGAAAGAAGGTCGTTAA